The sequence GGTACTCATATCCATCACTCCCCCCTGTACTTTTTTTGTCTCTTTTTTGGTTTGTATCTCCATAAGAGAGGATTTATCTCGTTTTCAAACATGAAAGTGGTGCAGGGAATCATCAAAAAAAGGGATGTATGGATCATATATCCATAGAACTAACACCAAAATCAAAGTTGATTTCCAACCATCACGGATTCAGGTATACATACAGTTGTTTACAGCTTGTTAACTAAAGTGAGAAATGTTGGTGAATCTTATGTCTCTTTCCCTCATCGAAAAGAAAAGAAGACAATTAATTGAATTGGCGCAAATGTACGGTTTTTCGGCGAAAGAAACGATCCAATGCAGTCAAGAGCTCGATGAATTGTTAAATAAACATTTGAAAGAAGCCGTGCTTTTCCATAAAGAAAAAGAGGACAAGCCGTGTGCGACATGATTCATTCATGTCGTTTTCTTTTTTCCGTACGTCATCCATCGCCATACGCGCTCCATCGGTCCGATGCGATATTTTTTTAGCCACCAATGGCTCCAACATATTTGCATGACATATACAACGAGCGCAACAGCTAACGCTTGTTTTGGTGTTACTTTTCCATACAATCCGAAGCCATATGAATAAAAAATGGTCGTACAAATGACGGATTGCATGAGATAGTTCGTGAACGCCATTTGACCAACAGGGGAAAAAAAACGAATGACGTTCGCCGTCGCAAACGAAAACGCGGTCAAATAAAACAAAGCGAGCGCAGGACCCCCGATCATATCTTGGGCATACTCGGTTACGATATTTTTTTCGATATATGGCAATAATTTAAACGCCATGCCGACGACGAATGAACCGATGCACCATTTTTGAATCGTTTCGCGATGTTGTGCCACATGATGAAACCATTTTTCTTTTGCGATATATGCTCCAAATAAAAGAAATGGCAAAATCGTTAAAATAAAAATGAATGTTTGTGTAAACGAATTGACGTATAGCCAATCGGCTACCCGTTGCATAAAAATTTGTTCCCACGTGCCTTGTTGATAATTTGCGATCGCCTGCCTTGCCAGCTCTGGCTCTGAAAAATCGACATCGCCACTTACTTTCCACATGAGCCACATGAGTATCGTTGAACCGAAAGCCCAACTGCTCCAAAGCGAAAGCGCCCAGTTACGTAACGTTTTTGCGCTCGCTTGAAAAAACGGAAAAAGAAACAACCCGACGATCGCATACCCGATTAAAATATCGCCATGCCAAATGAAAAATGCATGAATGACGCCAAATAACAACAACGCAAGCAAACGGCGCAAAAAAGTCACTCGAAACCGTTCGCCCCCTTTTTCAAACATCACCCATGCTCCCCAGCCGAACAACAACGAAAAAAGCGGATAAAAGCTCGCTTGCGCAAATATATCTACAAATGCGAGCAGAAAACGATCAACCCCATCTTTCGCAAATACCGACGCATCAACATATAACATCGGAAGCGAAAAATCAAGAACGTTTACAAGCAAAATGCCAAACAACGCAAAACCGCGCACCGCATCAATCGTCGAAATACGCATCTTTTCCCTCCTTTTCCATTTCATCCTGAACCTCCCGATGGCTAAAGCCACGGGGTTCTTGTGTACTATAGAGCTTCTTCCATACCTTCGCATGGATACTGACTCTAATTCCACAAGACTTTCATGGGCAAACACCTTTGCGAATATTAAGCGGCACCATGATCGCTCCTGTTTGAAATACGCCGTAAAATCCTTCGAGCATTTCTAACGTATTTGGCGCTAAATAAGCGACACGGTCCCCTTTTTTCCCCCTAAAGCACTTAACCCGTGAGACAATTGATTGACGCGCTCATTGAGCTCACGATATGTAAACGATCTTCCTTCGCTAATGACGCCGATTTTGTCTCCGTAAAGCGACACGGCACGATCTAAAAAATGAGTTAATACTAATGGAACGTCCATCCCCAATCCCCCTTATTTTTATGTCTAAAAATTATTATTTTTCAGAAATATTATAACACATCTTTCTTTTTATGGAGCACATTTCTTTCATTGTTTTCATATGATTGGGTAAGGGAAAGAATGAAGGAAAGGACGATGGCCATGCCTTCCTATATTGCAGGTCCAATTAAAATTACGAACGTCAGTAGCGATGCAACCGTCAATTTCGGCGATACGTTGCAAATCGCGCCAAAAAGTTCATCGAGGTCGCTTGCAGGTGCCGGTGGTGGAAATACAGGAGATTTTTTACAAACGAATACGTTTATTAGCTTTACAAATACACTCGATCCAGACACCGCCGATAGCAACATAAAAAGCAAGGGATAGCCGATGCCAGCCATTGTTGGAGCGGTCCAAATTAACAGTATCGGAGGTGGCGGTGTGTTTCATATCGGCGATGTATTTGCCATCTCTCCGTACAGCGTTGCTAAAACGTTTGCTGGTGCTGGTTCATTTAATACGGGGGACGGCTTGCATATTTACAATCAATATAGCAGCACAAATACAAACGACCACGATGTTGCCGATAGCAATGTCGTTGGAAACGTCTAGCGAGGTGGGACGATTAATGTGTACGTTCAACAAACGATTTCTATTCACCAATTAAAAATCGGCTCGCTTACTAACTCATCTGTACTGTAAATCGGAACAACTGGAAAAGTACAACCGCTCGCCACATGGTGCACTTTTCCTTCCGTCGGCAAATCCGGACGGTCGACATGCACCGCCGCCTTAGAGTCAAACCGGATGAGCTCCGCCTGCACACAGCGCATGACACAAACGGCGAACGCTGCGGCACGGAGATGAGCGGCCATGCAAGCGCGGAGCGAAACCGCCTCCTCCACTGTTTCTCCTTCACCTCCCATCGACAAAAAAACCCCTTTCGCCTCGGAATGATGCGAAAGGGGCCATGAGCCGTTCTTATCATCCAAAGCGAAACCGCTTTGCGGGTGTTAGCACCTTGCCTGCGGCAGGTTGCTGTGGGGTCATCAAGCCCGTTCTCTCGCCCACTCTTGATAAGACGTATGCAATTTATCTTCTATCTTATCATACATCATCAAAGGCAACAATCGTCATTGTTCGACTTCCGGTTGCTCGGACGTGACGCCGACATCTTTCCACGTCAGCTTCGAGCTCGGGTCAACCGTAAAGTTGGCGACACGGTTGTTGACCGCATAGATGGCGGAACGATACAACGTTGGGATGACCGGCACTTCTTCGTTCATTAGCTTTTGCCACTCGCTGTAAATTTTCCGGCGATACTCCTTGTCAAACGCCTGTTCGGAATGGCCTTTTTCCAACAGTTCATCGTTTTTCTCATTCACCCAGCGCGAGTAGTTGAACATGGCGTCGCGGCCGTACAATCCGTACGGGTCGACGTTCGTTCCAGTTCCCCAAGCGGCGGCGTAGACATCCACTTTCGGATCGTCTTTTTCGATCATATCGTAGAAGGAGTTGAACTCCGCCAAGCGTCCGTCTACAAGCTGAACATCGAGACCCACATCTTTCCAGCATTGCATATAAAATTTGGCCAGCGGTTCAGCGATGTCCCCACCGCTCATCGCCAAGAAGTTGACCTTGAATTTTTTGCCGTTTGGATCTTCGCGGAGGCCATCGCCATCCACATCTTTATATCCCGCTTCATCCAGCAATTGTTTCGCTTTTTCCGGATTGTACGTATACCCTTTGATGGAACTGTCATGATAGCCCGGGAACGACGGCGGAATGAGCGTGTTCGCCGGGAAGCGCAAACCATGATACAGGCGGTCGGCCACCTCTTGGTTGTTGATGGCGTACGCCATGGCTTGGCGCAGTTTTTTGTTTTGGAATTTCGGATTGTCCATTACGTTTTCCTGCTTTTTCGCATCCCAATGGCCGAGTTTAAAGCCGATATAGTTGTACGCCAAATCCACTTTACCGATAAACTGAATGTTTTTCGTCCCTTTCGCGTTCAAATATTGGTCAGTCGGGAACCCAGCGACGTCAATTTCGCCTTTTTTCAGCGCTTGCAGGACGACTTGCGGGCTGACGACTTTCAAAATGACGCCTTCCAAGTTCGGTTTGCCAGCCCAGTAGTCATCATTGCGAACAAACTCTACCGACTCGCCCGGAACGATTTTCTTCACTTTAAACGGACCGAACCCGATCGGGTTTTTCCGGATTTTATCCGATTTCGCCAAGTCTTTGATCGGAATGTCTTTCAAGTAATGCTTCGGCAGCGGATACGCCCAAATGCCAGTCAACACCGACGGATTGGCCTGTTTCCATGTGATCGTCAACGTCTTTTTGTCGATGACTTTAATGCCGGAAATTTTATCCGCTTTGCCGCTGTGATATTCTTCCATCCCGACGATCCCTTGGATGAGCGGATCGCCATAACGGACGCCGGTGTAATCTTTATGGCCGATGACCAAATACGCATACTCCAAGTCTTCAGCGGTCACCGGCTGGCCGTCATGCCAATTCACATTGTCTTTAATACGGATTGTCATCGTCTTTTTATCATCCGACAACTCATACGTGGCAGCCCCATCATTTGTAATTTCATAGTCACCGTTCGTCCGGAAAAGCGACTCGTCAAAAAATTGCAAAATCTCTGCGTCGGGCGCTCCGGTGTAGAATGCATAGCTGAGCGTCCCTTCAAACGGCGTATCGGACACAAGGCCGTATTTCAACACGCCGCCATCGATGATTTTCCCGTCGTTTTTCACCGTCATCGGGAATTTGCTGATGTCTTCCTTCTGAGCCGCCGGTTTTTCGTTATTGTTGCCCTTTCCGCTCGTTGTGTCGGATTTGCCCGTGCACCCGGCGAGCACGAGCAAGAGCGCGGCGAGAGCCGCCAGCCATTTTCTCTTCACATTTTCTTCCCCCTTATCCTAGTCGTTGTCTTGCATCAGCCGCACGTTTCAGCGCTTGGCCGATGAAATTTATGCACAGCATCATCACTAAAATAAGCAATGACGCAGGCAACCAAACCCACCATTTGTTTTGCAAAACATCCGGGTTGGTCGCATAGCTGACCAACGTCCCTAAGCTCGGCGTGCTCTCCGGCAGCCCGAAGCCAAGATACGTGAGCCCGGACTCGATGCCGATGTTGCCCGCCAAATTTAACGTCAAATTGACGATAATGATTGAGCTGAGGTTGGGCAAAATTTGAAAAATAATGATTTTCCAATCTGGCGTGCCGAGCGTTTTTGACGCGCTGACATAATCCAGCTCGCGCTCGGCCAGCGTTTTGGCGCGGATCAGCCGGGCTTTGCCCATCCACAAAAACGCGCTCATGATCAAAATGAACGTCAATACATTATATTTAGGCACAATGGCGACAAAAACAATAATGAGCATCAAAAACGGCAGAACGAGAATAAAATCGATGATGCGCATAATGACATTGTCAATCCAGCCGCCGAAATAGCCGGCCACCAATCCGACAATGAGGCCGATCGCCCCAGTAATGAGCGTAATGGCCAGCCCGATCGTAAACGAATTGCGGGCGCCGATGATGAGCTGGCCAAACACGTCGCGCCCTCCGTAGTCTGTGCCAAGCCAGTGTTCCGCTGACGGCGGAGAATAGATGGAAAGAAAATCCACTTTCACGATTTCCTCTTGATCCAAAAAGAGCGACACGCCATAGACGATCGACAAAAGGATTCCTAAAACGATGAGCGAACCAAGCGCGAGCCGATCCCGAGCCACCTCCCGCCACATGATCGAAAAGGCGGAAGGGCTTTTCTCGATGTTCGCTCCGGCCGGCGTTGGGCCGCTGATTTCCGCTTTCATGTCAGCTACCTTCCTCCTTCCCTACTCAATCCGGATGCGCGGGTCGACCGCACTCAAAATGATGTCCGACAACAGCGTGCCCACCAGCGTCGCCAGGCCGGAAATCATGACGAGCGCCGTCACGACGCTGTAATCCCGCTGCATAATCGACTGCAAAAACAGCTGGCCAACCCCCGGATAGCTGTAGATCGACTCCAAAAACACGGAACCGCCGACAAGCCCGGTGATCTCATACCCTAAAAACGCCGCGATCGGCAAAAACGCATTGCGCAAAATATGGCGCCAATAGATGTGCCGCTCCGGCACGCCTTTCGCCCGCGCCGTTTTCACGAAATCTTTCACTTTCGTATCGACGATTTCGCTGCGCAAATATTGAATCGTAACGACCGTGTTGATGAGCGCTCCCGACAACGCCGGAAGCATGAGATGGTTCAATTTGCTTAAATAGTAAGCGAGCGTCCCTTCCTCGACCTGAACGTCCACGCTGCCGCCGGTTGGAAACCAGCCAAGGTGAAAGCCGAAAATAAACAGCATGACCAAAGCAAAAATGAACAGCGGCGTGGCAAACCCGAGATAGCTGTAGCCGACGACTAGCTTATCAGCCCATGTATCTGTCCATCGCCCCGACACGATGCCAAGCGGAATGGCAATCAGGTACGTCAAAATTAAAATCGCCGCCGACAGCAACACCGTATTCCCGATCCGTCCGGCCAGCAGATCAGTGACCGGCTGCTGGTGGGTATAGGAAAGGCCGAGATCCCCTTGCAGCATGTTTTTCACCCAACGTATGTATTGAATATGCACCGGATCATTCAAGCCAAGTTTTTCCCGCATTTCCTCAAGCGTCTGCGGATCCATTTTCGGGTTGGCCGCCAGCTGCCCCGTCAGCGCATCGCCCGGCATCGCCTTCGCCAGCAAGAAAATGAGGACGCTCAGCAAAAACAATTGTGGAATCATAATGAGGATTCGCCGTAAAATAAATTTCAGCATCTTCCCGTCCTCCCCTCTTTACGGAATGGCCACCGAGTGCGTCGGCGAAATCGGCTTGAGCGGGTGAGCCCGGCCGTTTGCATCAAAATAGCGGGAATACGACTGCTCATACTCTTTTTCCACTTCGCGGCGAAGCGCCTCCTGCCGGCCGCGTTCGCGCGGATCGGCGTTCGGAATGGCGGAGAGCAGACGTTTCGTATAAATATGTTGAGGATTCGTAAAAATCTCCTCGCTCGTCCCTTCCTCCACGAGCCGGCCGCGGTACATAATGCCGATGCGGTCGCACATATGCCGAATGATCCCTAAATCATGGCTGATGAACAAATACGTCAGCCCGTACTCCTGCTGGATTTCTTTCATGAAATTCAACACTTGCGCCTGCACCGACACATCAAGCGCCGACACCGGCTCATCGGCGATGATGAGCTTCGGATTGAGCGTGAGCGCCCGCGCAATGCCGATGCGTTGGCGCTGTCCGCCGGAAAATTCATGCGGATATTTGTAAATCGACTCCGCGCTCAAGCCGACCCGCTCTAAAACGTATTGCACCTTCTGCCGCTCCTCTTGCGGGGACAGGCGTTCAAAATTGCGGAGCGGCTCGGCGACAATGTCGAGCACACGTTTGCGCGGATTGAGCGAAGAATACGGATCTTGGAAAATCATCTGGATGTCTTTCCGATACGGATGAAACTCGCGGCGGCGAAGCTTTGTCAAATCCGTCCCTTCAAACAGCACTTCCCCGGCCGTGGCGCGGATCAAACCGATAATCGTGCGCCCTGTCGTCGTCTTGCCGCAGCCGGACTCGCCGACGAGCCCGTACGTTTCCCCTTTGTTCAGCGTGAAACTGACATCGTCCACCGCGCGGACATGGTCGACCACCCGGCGAAAAAAACCGCCGCGCACCGGATAGTATACTTTCAAATGGTTGACGTTAAGAAGCGCCATGGCCGATTCCACCTACCTTTTGATCATCGGGAAAATAAAAATGTTGGTAACATGTGCAACGCACCCAGTGCCCCGGCTCCACTTCCCGCAACTTCGGATCCGATTCGTGCTTATCCGCCCCAATCCAGCTGATGCGCGGCTGGAAGCGGCAGCCGCGCCGCGGCAGTTTATGCAGCGGCGGAACGATCCCTTGGATGACGTGGAGTCGTTCCTTTTTCGTCTGCGCAGACGGGATCGACTGCAACAATGAGCGGGTGTATGGATGAAGCGGACGGTGAAAAATGGTATCGACGTCCGCTAACTCAACGATTTCCCCAGCATACATGACCGCCACACGGTCCGCCATTTCCGCCACCACCCCCAAATCATGCGTGATTAAAATAATGCTCGTTTTCATTTGCCGCTGCAACTCTTTGAGCAGCCCTATGATCTGCGCCTGAATCGTCACATCAAGCGCCGTTGTCGGTTCATCGGCGATGAGCAGGGCGGGCTCGCAGGCGATGGCGATCGCGATGACGACCCGCTGCCGCATCCCCCCGGACAACTCGTGCGGATAACGGTGGTACACCTTTTCCGGCTCCGGAATGCCGACTTTGCGAAGCAAGACGATCGTTCGCTTCTTTTTTTCGGCTGCTGACAGCCGCAGATGGTAATCCATGCTTTCTTCGATCTGCCGGCCGACCGTCATGAGCGGATTGAGCGCCGTTAACGGATCCTGAAAGATCATCCCGATTTCTTTGCCGCGGATGCGATTGAGTTCGGCAACGGAGAGCGACAGCAAATTTGTCCCTTTAAAGTGCAGGCGCCCCTCAATTTTTGTCTTTTCGGGCGGGTGGAGACCCATGATCGACAAAGCGAGTGCGCTTTTGCCGCAACCCGACTCCCCGACGAGAGCGACGACTTCGTTCTCTCCGATCGCCAGCGAAACGTCGTCGACCGCCGCATAATAGTCATCACCGATGCGGAAAGAGACTCGCAGCCCCTCAATTTCCAGTAACGTTTGCTTTGCCAATGTGTCCTTCTCCCTTTTGTTAGTATTAATAAATTTTAGACTATATATAATATTCAGATAATATTCTATCATTTTTTTTTGTAAATTCAATATTCTCTATTATTTTTTTTCGTAAATTCAATAAATATTTATAGAAAGGTTCATCACCAAAAGTTGTACTTGCACCTGTCATGAACCCAGGCATTCAAACGACGTTTCGCTTGTCGCTCGCTTTGGCTTTTGGATACATAACGAAAATGTTGAAGGGATTGATAGACAGCCTGCAAGGAATCGCTCTCTTTCTGCCACTTTCGCACCGTTTGGCGCTCCTCCTCGGTGAGCTTCTCGGGACACTGGGTCAATCAGCGGCAAACATACCGAACATGCCCGTGTTTCTTGTTCACTTTTCCGAAGGATTGGCGGCATCGATCCAACGCTTCTGTAAACAATTGAATCACATGAAAATAATCGACCACATGCTTCGCTTCCGGACACCCCATAGCCATCAAGTTAAGAATTTGATCTTTTTTCAGCGCCAAAAACATTGATTTTTCGAACATGCGTATCATCCTAAAAAATTTTATACCGCTAACTTGACGGGTATGATTCCCATCCCCCACTTTTATATCTAAAAATTATTATTTTTCAGAAATATTATAACATATCTTTCTTTTTGTAGAGCACATTTCTTTCATTGTTTTCATATGATTGTGTAGGGGAAAGAACGAAAGAAAGGACGATGGCCATGCCTTCTTATATCGCTGGTCCAATAAAAATTACGAACGTCAGCAGCGACGGGACAGTGAATTTCGGTGATACGTTGCAAATTGCACCAAAAAGTTCATCAAAATCGCTCGCAGGTGCTGGTGGTGGAAATACAGGAGATTTTTTACAAACAAATACATTCATTAGCTTTACAAATACAATCGACCCCGACATCGTCGATGGCAACGTAAAAAGCAAGGGATAGCCGATGCCAGCCATTGTTGGAGCGGTCCAAATTAACAGCATCGGAGGTGGCGGTGTGTTTCATATCGGCGATGTATTTGCCATCTCTCCGTATAGCGTTGCTAAAACGTTTGCTGGTGCTGGTTCATTTAATACGGGGGACGGCTTGCATATTTACAATCAATATAGCAACACAAATACAAACGACCGCGATATTGCCGATAGCAATGTCGTTGGAAACGTCTAGCGAGGTGGGACGATGAATGTGTACGTTCAACAAACGATTTCTATTCATCAATTAAAAATCGGTTCGCTTACTAACTCATCTGTACTGCAAATCGGAACAACTGGAAAAGTACAACCGCTCGCCACATTAAGCAATACCGGTCAATTTACACAACCTGCTCCGGAATCAAAAATGAATATTCAAGGAGGACCGCTCGTTCCACTTCAGTCTCCTGTATAAAACTGTGATACTTCTTTTTGCTCGGCCATACATTAGAAAGTAAAAAGGTCGGCAAAGAAGGAGGCATCATACATGTGGCATGATTACTTTAAACAGCTCGAAACGTATTTAAAATGGCAACAACAAAAAATGCAATCGCTTGAACAAGCAGTAAACGCTTTACAACAGCAATATGAACAATTAAAAAAAAAGCCGCATACAACGATCGAAAAAATTGAATATCATTTTGATCAATTAAAAGTGGAAACGTTAGAAGGAACGTTAAATATCGGTTTAAATCCTGCCACGTTTGGAGAAGATACGATCGAAAATTTCGCCGTTCCCCAAAGTCAAACAATCATTCCGCAACCAACACCACTTTTTCGTAGCATTCAAACGGCTGTTCATTCATATTTACAAGAAGAAGGCGAAAATATTATCGCCCGTATGGAACAAACGTATAACCGTTCGCTCGATCCAACGTATCGCCAATTTATATTGGAAGATATTGCTCGACAAATTGATGACCGCATTCATTTTTATTTACGCCAACATGGAGAAAACGAACAAGAAAACGATGAGCGACAACAAAACATTATCGCATATTTAAAGCGAGATATCGAGTATTCCATTGAAACGTTTTTAAAACATTTACCTCGAGAGGGGATGAACGAATGAATATGACGGTTGTCAACCATCATCTTTCCGTCGGTCATATTTCGATTGGTGGGGTTGCAAGTTCATCGCTCGTATTAATCGGCGACAGCGAAACGATTCAATTAGCTTCCGCATTTGATACGCCGCCGGAATCGTTAATTATCGGTCCGTTTCCACAAAAACAAAGCAATAAAAAAAATGAGGAAAAGCGATGAGTCGCCTTTCCGTCGTCCACTTTCTGCGAGCAAACGCTGTCTCCTTTAGTTCCGTTGTACAAATTGGGGATAGCCAAGAAATTCGTCTTTCTGCGCGAGCACTTGCTGTTCAGCGACAGCTCGAATATGTGGATAGTAGGGAATTTCCACTTACTTTTCCGATTTTTGCAAAACCGATTCCCACTCCACCAATCGATGCTGAACCGCTTTGTCGCCATACGTTGCACGATTGTCCGCTCATCGCTGTTCATTCTATGCGCATTATCGGGGTTTCTTCTACATCCGTCGTGCATATCGGTTCAACAAAAACAGTAGAGGCAAATTCACGTGTCAAACATATTCGTCAACTATAAGGGGGGAAGCCGTATGCCAGCACTCGTCGGTCCGATTAAAATTAATCTCGTCGCTAGCGGCGCCGTCATGCAAGTCGGGGATACGTTATATGTATCACCGAAAATCACCTCTAGAACGTTCGCTGGTGCCGGTGCGTTTAACACAGGAAACTTTATTATGGCAAACAATGGCATTAGCTTAACGAACACGCTCGACTTTGATGCATCCGATCAAAACGTTGTCGGCAATGCTTAACGCTTTTGCCGCTTTGCTTTTTTTATTTTCGGTATCCGCTCAGCGGGTTGTTTGCGAATCCAGCGAACAAATGACGCAATTTGTTCATCATGTTGCATCTGTTCCATTGTGTATAGTCGACTGGCTAGCTCCTCGTTTGTATATAGGGCGTGAATTTGTTTATGGCACGGGATGCATAACCTTGCTGTTTCTGTGCCACCGTACTCTTTTGGGGTTAAATGGTGAGCAGTTAATACAACACCTTCTCTTCCGCAAAGTTCGCACATCCCTTTCATTGCAAATCCCCTTTTACATCACTTCAAGATAAACGGTCGTTCCTTTTCCAGACGGTTCTGCTGGCTTCACAATGAGCCGTTTCGGCATGCGTGCATGCAACTCTTGCACGTGGCTAATGACGCCAATCGCCATCTTTTCTGCCCGTAAACGTTCGAGCGCCGTCATAACGACATCTAACAACTCTTGGTCAAGCGTACCGAATCCTTCATCTAAAAAGAAAAATTGAAGCGGATATTCTCCGCGCAACTGAATTTGCGCCGATAACGCTAACGCTAACGATAAAGATGTTAAAAACGTCTCTCCGCCAGACAGCGTTGTCACCGGACGACGTACACCACCGTTTGCGTCATCACGAATAACAAAACCGCCTTCGGAGTCTAATTCAATCGCATAGCGCTGTCTCGTTAATTCGCCAAGTCGCTCGGAAGCATAGCGCGCCACATGAACGAGCTGTTCCTCGGCAATAAATTCAACGAAGCTGTTGCCGCGCAACACTTTTTGCAATTCTTCATACTGACCAACGACCTTCTCTAGTTGCGTTCGCTCTTGTTGCAATTGCACAAAGCGCACATGTTTCGTTTCCAAATCGGCGACGATTGCTTCGAGCGAACCGAGTTGACGCATATGTTCGTCTACTTGTTGCTTCACTTGTTCGTATGCGTACACCGTCTCTTCCCATTGCTGTTTCGTTATAACCGCCCCATTCATCGCTTCACGTAATCTTTGCCATTCGTTTTGCAACTTCGTGAGCACATCGTTATATTGTTGAATGCGTTGAGCGATTTGTTGTTTCGTTTGTTCATCTAAACGAGAAGCGCGTACGTCATCGACCGCTGTAAAAGAGCTAGTCTGCAATTGTTCAGCCAAAGCATATTCTGCTTCTTTTTTTCTTTTTTCTGCTTCTTGTAAAGCGACATCTGCTGCTTGTTTATCGGCTTGTAACGTTCGCAATTGTTGTTGTAAGTTCATCCAGCGCGCATACGCTTCTTCTTCTTCTCTTTTCATACGTTGTAGCGCTTGTTCCATAAAAACGATCTGTTGTTGCACACGCTCCTCGTCTATCTCTTCAGGTAGCGTTCGTTTATATTGTTCGTATTGCTGCTTGTGCATATTCCATTCGGTCATACATTGTGCTTTTTGTTTCGTCATGTCTTGATATGTTTCTTTCCATCGCTCCAATTCAGCTCGTTTATCATCTAGCACGATGACGCTTTTTTCA comes from Anoxybacillus flavithermus and encodes:
- a CDS encoding ABC transporter permease, which produces MKAEISGPTPAGANIEKSPSAFSIMWREVARDRLALGSLIVLGILLSIVYGVSLFLDQEEIVKVDFLSIYSPPSAEHWLGTDYGGRDVFGQLIIGARNSFTIGLAITLITGAIGLIVGLVAGYFGGWIDNVIMRIIDFILVLPFLMLIIVFVAIVPKYNVLTFILIMSAFLWMGKARLIRAKTLAERELDYVSASKTLGTPDWKIIIFQILPNLSSIIIVNLTLNLAGNIGIESGLTYLGFGLPESTPSLGTLVSYATNPDVLQNKWWVWLPASLLILVMMLCINFIGQALKRAADARQRLG
- a CDS encoding aspartyl-phosphate phosphatase Spo0E family protein, translated to MSLSLIEKKRRQLIELAQMYGFSAKETIQCSQELDELLNKHLKEAVLFHKEKEDKPCAT
- a CDS encoding spore germination protein, yielding MPSYIAGPIKITNVSSDATVNFGDTLQIAPKSSSRSLAGAGGGNTGDFLQTNTFISFTNTLDPDTADSNIKSKG
- a CDS encoding DUF418 domain-containing protein, whose translation is MRISTIDAVRGFALFGILLVNVLDFSLPMLYVDASVFAKDGVDRFLLAFVDIFAQASFYPLFSLLFGWGAWVMFEKGGERFRVTFLRRLLALLLFGVIHAFFIWHGDILIGYAIVGLFLFPFFQASAKTLRNWALSLWSSWAFGSTILMWLMWKVSGDVDFSEPELARQAIANYQQGTWEQIFMQRVADWLYVNSFTQTFIFILTILPFLLFGAYIAKEKWFHHVAQHRETIQKWCIGSFVVGMAFKLLPYIEKNIVTEYAQDMIGGPALALFYLTAFSFATANVIRFFSPVGQMAFTNYLMQSVICTTIFYSYGFGLYGKVTPKQALAVALVVYVMQICWSHWWLKKYRIGPMERVWRWMTYGKKKTT
- a CDS encoding ABC transporter ATP-binding protein, producing the protein MALLNVNHLKVYYPVRGGFFRRVVDHVRAVDDVSFTLNKGETYGLVGESGCGKTTTGRTIIGLIRATAGEVLFEGTDLTKLRRREFHPYRKDIQMIFQDPYSSLNPRKRVLDIVAEPLRNFERLSPQEERQKVQYVLERVGLSAESIYKYPHEFSGGQRQRIGIARALTLNPKLIIADEPVSALDVSVQAQVLNFMKEIQQEYGLTYLFISHDLGIIRHMCDRIGIMYRGRLVEEGTSEEIFTNPQHIYTKRLLSAIPNADPRERGRQEALRREVEKEYEQSYSRYFDANGRAHPLKPISPTHSVAIP
- the opp4A gene encoding oligopeptide ABC transporter substrate-binding protein, which gives rise to MKRKWLAALAALLLVLAGCTGKSDTTSGKGNNNEKPAAQKEDISKFPMTVKNDGKIIDGGVLKYGLVSDTPFEGTLSYAFYTGAPDAEILQFFDESLFRTNGDYEITNDGAATYELSDDKKTMTIRIKDNVNWHDGQPVTAEDLEYAYLVIGHKDYTGVRYGDPLIQGIVGMEEYHSGKADKISGIKVIDKKTLTITWKQANPSVLTGIWAYPLPKHYLKDIPIKDLAKSDKIRKNPIGFGPFKVKKIVPGESVEFVRNDDYWAGKPNLEGVILKVVSPQVVLQALKKGEIDVAGFPTDQYLNAKGTKNIQFIGKVDLAYNYIGFKLGHWDAKKQENVMDNPKFQNKKLRQAMAYAINNQEVADRLYHGLRFPANTLIPPSFPGYHDSSIKGYTYNPEKAKQLLDEAGYKDVDGDGLREDPNGKKFKVNFLAMSGGDIAEPLAKFYMQCWKDVGLDVQLVDGRLAEFNSFYDMIEKDDPKVDVYAAAWGTGTNVDPYGLYGRDAMFNYSRWVNEKNDELLEKGHSEQAFDKEYRRKIYSEWQKLMNEEVPVIPTLYRSAIYAVNNRVANFTVDPSSKLTWKDVGVTSEQPEVEQ
- a CDS encoding ABC transporter ATP-binding protein codes for the protein MAKQTLLEIEGLRVSFRIGDDYYAAVDDVSLAIGENEVVALVGESGCGKSALALSIMGLHPPEKTKIEGRLHFKGTNLLSLSVAELNRIRGKEIGMIFQDPLTALNPLMTVGRQIEESMDYHLRLSAAEKKKRTIVLLRKVGIPEPEKVYHRYPHELSGGMRQRVVIAIAIACEPALLIADEPTTALDVTIQAQIIGLLKELQRQMKTSIILITHDLGVVAEMADRVAVMYAGEIVELADVDTIFHRPLHPYTRSLLQSIPSAQTKKERLHVIQGIVPPLHKLPRRGCRFQPRISWIGADKHESDPKLREVEPGHWVRCTCYQHFYFPDDQKVGGIGHGAS
- the opp4B gene encoding oligopeptide ABC transporter permease, encoding MLKFILRRILIMIPQLFLLSVLIFLLAKAMPGDALTGQLAANPKMDPQTLEEMREKLGLNDPVHIQYIRWVKNMLQGDLGLSYTHQQPVTDLLAGRIGNTVLLSAAILILTYLIAIPLGIVSGRWTDTWADKLVVGYSYLGFATPLFIFALVMLFIFGFHLGWFPTGGSVDVQVEEGTLAYYLSKLNHLMLPALSGALINTVVTIQYLRSEIVDTKVKDFVKTARAKGVPERHIYWRHILRNAFLPIAAFLGYEITGLVGGSVFLESIYSYPGVGQLFLQSIMQRDYSVVTALVMISGLATLVGTLLSDIILSAVDPRIRIE
- a CDS encoding spore germination protein, with the protein product MPAIVGAVQINSIGGGGVFHIGDVFAISPYSVAKTFAGAGSFNTGDGLHIYNQYSSTNTNDHDVADSNVVGNV